DNA sequence from the Oncorhynchus nerka isolate Pitt River unplaced genomic scaffold, Oner_Uvic_2.0 unplaced_scaffold_2336, whole genome shotgun sequence genome:
ctctctttttgtctctctctctctctctctctctctgtcactcactcactcactctctcactctctctgtcactctctctctttctcacacacctGTTTCTCTTGGCTGTTGATGATGACCAGGTCTGCTCCTCTATTTCTGCAGTCCTGTCTGCTCTCCTCCCAGGATTTTGTCTCAGTAGAGACGTAGTAACAACTGCTACCAAGCTTCTTCCATCCTCGAGGACACACTATAAGTTGAACATTTCCTGCTTTAGTCACTTTCATACAACAATGAATTAAGTATCAATCAGACAGTCAAGGAAGACGGGACACTAACTAATGGACAGTTTGGAAGTCATACCTTTTTTCTCACGTTTCATTTCATAAAAGTTACATTTCCTGTTTGTAAGTGGCATGTGAACTGATACAGAGACTGTGAAACAGAACAGTCATTAGACAATTTGACTCACCTTTCTCAACTAAAGATTGTTTCAGaagttctgtctctttctgtagctggtctctctctttggtcagggtgttgtaactggtctgtagctggtctctctctttggtcagggtgttgtatctggtctgtagctggtctctctctttggtCAGGGTGTTGtcgctggtctgtagctggtctctcccTTTGGTCAGCGTGTTGTTGCtagtctgtagctggtctctctcttcagtcagaTTGTTTCCACTGGTCTGTAACTGGTCCCTCTCTTTGGTCAGGGTGTTGGAACAGGTCAATTGGTTTCTCTCTGTGAAATAATACGACCAATGAACAAGGTAACAGTGGAAATGTTAATAAGACatgaccagggttggggtcagttaaATGTTAATCAGACatgaccagggttggggtcagttaaATGTTAATCAGACatgaccagggttggggtcagttaaATGTTAATCAGACaagaccagggttggggtcagttaaATGTTAATTGTCCGTTCTGAATGTAATTGACtggaatgtaaatgtaattgaacCCTGGTCATTACACCACTGATGATGAAGAATGTTTGAGTGAGAACATATCAAACTCACGGTAGAGAAACAGGCCTATGATCCCAGCCAGTAGGAGAACACACAGAAGCCCCAGACACACTGCAGCAGCTCCAGAGTATCTCTTCCACCACTGACAAGACACTGAAGCACAAATTATTACCATTAAAACTTATTCTTTATCAGCGTTGTATTTGTATCTACTTTTGTGTCAATTTTCTGCTTGAATCAGTGAGGGAAATACACCAGTTCCAACACCTCACATATTCTACTGCTTGACTTCCAGAACTTCTTCCAGAATATTGGCTTAAACATATTGCAGAGTTcaggcacccaaaatgagtactgaAACGTATTTTAatccacattttatttgtcatatgctTCGTAAAAAATATGCTTGTCACACCGGAATCTGTTTCACCTgtatttgtgcttgtctccacccccctccaggtgtcgcccatcttccccattatcccctgtgtatttatacctgcgttctctgtttgtctgttgccagttcgtttcaTTCGTCAAGCTTTCCATCTATTTGCACTTGGTCCTGTCTGTTTCTAGTTCCTCTTTTCTAgattttgaccattctgcctgccctgagcctgagcctgcctgccgttctgtaccttttggactctgatctggattactgacctctgcgtGTCCTCgacctgttctagtaataaacttttgttacttcgtaCATCgtttgcatctgggtcttcccttAAACGTGATACGCtaatagtgaaatgctgacttacgggtcctttccaacaatgcagagataaaGATACAACATTTACAATAGTGATacaaggaataaataaacagtgaATAGTGAAGAAGAATAACAAGTCTAAGTAACATGGTGTGGCAGACAGCAGGGAAGGGTGAGGGAAGTGGTGATTGAAGGGAGATATCTTGCAGCCCGCTGGCTCTAACCCCGAGCCCAATATGGACTTCCTGCCCCAACGAGGCAAGCCTGTGGGTCGTTAAGCCAGGGAGTGCTTGTGGATAAAAGAGGAAGCGGGCTGCACAAATGGAGGGAGGACTGTTATGGACAGTGTGAGCAAAGAGAGAATTATCTATCTGTCTGATTACCTCCACTGTGTACCAAAACGGTTTGGCTGAGGACCCGAGTTTTAGGACACCAGGAGAACGGTACGGACAACGAGAACAGATTGTGGACTGTGACCTGGTTGCGGAATTCCCCCATTTTCCCACAGTGTTCAATTCTCCCTTATAAATACCCCATTTGTATTCTAATTGTGCTTCGTGTTCGTGTTTGGGTATTGAACGTGGTGATGTGGAAACCCCACCCCTAtagatgaaacattgaatttggcatttttgctattagccaatagaaatgcattgaataacatttTCACTACATGAAATAACAGATAGtgattactgctattagccaatagaaacacattgaataacagattcactacatggaacaacagaaaATACCCCAAAATATCAAAAGGAAGTTCTGAAGTGTCTAAGAAATGTAAGGGAATACccccctgaaatggacaaaaGTTAATGGGATCTTATTGGCACCGTACGAAACATATACACGATGGACAATACCACTCAATTGGATGCCGTTTCATtcaaaacatattgcaaatgaCAAGTGTCACACAGCAAAAATCCCATAGATGGCGAGCGCGCTCCACAGTAAAtgttcatattgcaaatgcacatcaAGTCAAGACCAagtttgaaaatgtgaaaaaaaaatctaaaacttaTCACTCCCCtaaaaaaaagtgctttctggatcgtttttcaaaatgttttcatTTTTTTGGTCAATTATacatgtataagaactgtatgaacATACTTTTGTCATATTTTATTGTCATTTTTTTCACTTGTCCATAAAGCATacattttgtccatttgcaatatgatttcataggaagtcaaaagtcagtgaaccattgccaaatgccataagaaatctccaaatgcaatatgaaagtattgaaagtgccaaatcaggatgttatgtccatttgcAATGTACGATCATAGGAAGTCAGTTTCCAAACCCAAAAGTAAATTAACCAAATGGCATTTATACTGCCCAAATTAAATATAGCACTATGTTATGCCAAGAATCAACCTAGATGGTCTATTTGTCATGAATGATGAGGGAGAAGTGGGACtctgttgttttttgttttgttttttatgtCCAAAATGACCAGGGGCACTCCCTATTGGATGGGCACGGGTGGGGGGTGCTCCCTACCCAACCATAGACCACTTGCTCCCCATTAAAAGTATTAAAACCATTTTAAAAAATTTGCTCCTGGCAAggctgtccatttgcaatatgtttcaatgggaaTTTACCATCACGATTTTGACATGCTTAAACATACTGCAGAAAtacaaaattgactggcccgatgaactcgggatgttCGGGGATAGGGGTTCCTCTCCATCActcgttggtgttgatttcagaatgtcaattGCTGATGGTCTATCACATATTGCAAATAGACAAGTCACCAAGCAAGTCAccatccatcagtcaattagatatcattccgacaccaaactgatacaaactgacaccaagcccactttgtccaactcgtttagaagacgactatcacatatttcagagcaggCTCAAAATTCACAGCGCCTTCTAATAAAAACATTAAACACGTacttacgttctagctgcgggtttAGTTCTGAcatatgtgtaggcctagctgaggccaCCCCAAATCCCAAGTTTTGGCTCGATAGGTCATTTGGAACCTGAGCGGCGACcgtaattggtgctgaaaatccacattTTCTGTgcgttgctacggggtccttgaatgagttatcggacagaaacgttacGGTCCATCTCTATGGGCCAAggcggtttcaatgcacctagtcttacGATTCTGGGAATTTTCTAAATGTTGTCATTTTTGTGATGGTCAAAATTAATTGaagttattgcaaatgtacaaggcTGTTTCTGGtctgagaaccttctagagccacattACTCACTGTGCACTATTGACTTGAGCTCTAGAACAAGTTTTTAAAGATTCAGAGCTCTAGGTATGATGGTTCTTTGATAGTTCGAACAAAGGTAactattgcaggctctgtgtgtctgtaagccTCACACTATGTCACTAAGTCCTTGCTgtgtgagagagcttttctttgacatctgttgggagaaattacTGATTTAcatgagggttgcctaatcacacatatgaagttttgaaaagatctgaccttgtTAATTATTTGAAATAGCCCTATGACACCGgtttacacaggaagctgaaagtgaacacatatcctccttgGGGTAGGCAATTATAGAATTtagagttttaagtctttacgttaagaactgacttatttacggagggtttagtgagtgtgtgttatttcagaaaatcacagaaatctctcAGAGCTCCGAAGATTAGTATGAACACGCTGGATCTGTaactgtttaaaaaataaaataaaaaattggaacatcaccaatttgacattgtaccatttctcttaaatgacgaaaGATAAAtgtctggttctttttttattgacaccgtagGTTCCTTTACTTTGATGTGAAGCGGAAAAATattgctctattttcattttggacctttaatcacagaaaaatggccataactcaaaaaccgttgaggcctagacgccatcttgttcagggccaactgcccattatgccaaacctatgctcaccaaaTTTAGTCTTCGAAGTCTTTTCCGTTTAGGAGATAAGGCCACGTCATGattcgtgatgttttgtacatttgcaatatgattccaaTCGTCCTTTTGTGGGATtgaccgggacagcggaaaaattaCCAAAAGTTGAATGTTTTATAAAAACGGATGCCGAATGTCCGAGAGAGTttgtttgatgacttcctggtagatCCGGCCCTGCCGCACGGCGCCGTCCGCGAAATTTAcaaacgttttcggacgtctagtaattTGAAATATGGAGTTTCTCATCAACATACAGCAAATGCCGAAAAGTGCCCTTCATGTATGTAATAGAGATCAGGAAACATTTTATTCATATATTTGTACATGTATTTATccccttaacctgttgcttctactcgggacgcttgcgtcccaactagagctctggaaatgcaaatgcgctacgctaaatgctaatagtattagttaaaactcaaaagttcattaaaatacacatgcagggtatcgaattaaagctacactcgttgtgaatccaggcaacaagtcagatttttaaaatgcttttcggcgaaagcatgagaagctattatctgatagcatgcaacaccccaaaagacccacagggacgtaaacaaaataattagcatttcggcgttacacaaaccgcacaataaaatagaaaacattcattacctttcaccatcttctttgttggcactcctagatgtcccataaacactatttgggtctttatttcgattaaatcggtccatataaagcctagatatcgttatatgtagactgtgtgataaacgaaaaaaacattgtttcaaaacgtaacgtcatttttttaaattcaaaaagtcgacgataaactttcacaaaacacttcgaaatacgtttgtaatgcaactttaggtattagtaaacgttaataagcgataaaattcatcaggaggcaatgtaaagatcattagctgtccgtctggaaaaatgtccggctagaaactcaacgaaaatattcgggtcgactgaagaggttaatttaGGCACTGAACTATCTCAATATATACAAGGATCTAagaagagggagatgggagggtcTAAGCCGTGGGAGGGGGGAGGGTCTAAGCAGTGGGAagggggagggtctaagccgtgcgaggggggagggtctaagccgtgggagggtggagggtctaagccgtgggaggggagagggtctaagcagtgggagggggagggtctaagccgtgggagggggagggtctaagccggagggggagggtctaagatctgggaggggagggtctaagcagtgggagggggagggtctaagatgtgggagggggagggtctaagacaggaggggagggtctaagccgtgggagggggagggtctaagccgtgggggggagggtctaagatgtgggagggggagggtctaagccgtgggggggggagggtctaagacgtGGGAGGGGAGGGTCTAAGATGTGGGAGGGGAGTCTAAGCCGTGGGGGGGGAGGGTCTAAgccgtgggagggggagggtctaagatgtgggagggggagggtctaagccgtgggggagggggagggtctaagatgtggaagggggagggtctaagccgTGGGAGGGGAGGGTCTAAGATGTAGGAGGGGAGTCTAAgccgtgggagggggagggtctaagccgtgggagggggagggtctaagccgtgggagggggagggtctaagatgtgggagggggagggtctaagccgtgggagggggagggtctaagacgtGGGAGGGGAGGTTCTAAGATGTAGGAGGGGGGGTCTAAGCTGTGGGAGGGGAGGGTCTAAGCCtttggagggggagggtctaagccATGGGAGGGGCTAGGGTCTAAgatgtgggagggggagggtctaagccgTGGGAGGGGAGGGTCTAAGCCTTTGGAGGCGGGAGGGTCCAAGCCGTGGGAGGGGGGAGGGTCTAAGATGTGGGAGGGGGGAGGGTCTAAgccgtgggagggggagggtctaagatgtggaaggggagggtctaagccgtgggagggggagggtctaagatgTAGGAGGGGGAGTCTAAgccgtgggagggggagggtctaagccgtgggagggggagggtctaagccgatgggagggggagggtctaagatgtgggaggggggagggtctaagccgtgggagggggagggtctaagacgtGGGAGGGGGAGGTTCTAAGATGTAGGAGGGGGGGGTCTAAgctgtgggagggggagggtctaagccTTTGGAGGGGGGAGGGTCTAAGCCATGGGAGGGGCTAGGGTCTAAgatgtgggagggggagggtctaagccgTGGGGGGGGAGGGTCTAAGCCTTTGGAGGCGGGAGGGTCCAAgccgtgggagggggagggtctaagatgTGGGAGGGTGGAGGGTCTAAGATGTGGGAGGGGAGGGTCTAAgccgtgggagggggagggtctatgatgtgggagggggagggtctaagccgtggggggggagggtctaagacgtGGGAGGGGAGGGTCTAAGATGTAGGAGGGGGGTCTAAGCCGTGGGAGGGGGGAGGGTCTAAGCCTTTGGAGGGGGAGGGTCCAAGCCGTGGGAGGGGAGGGTCTAAGATGTGGGAGGGTGGAGGGTCTAAgatgtgggagggggagggtctaagatgTGGGATGGGGGGGGAGGGTCTAAGCCGTGGGAGGGGAGGGTCTAAgccgtgggagggggagggtctaagatgtgggaggggagggtctaagccgtgggagggggagggtctaagacgtgggaggggggagggtctaagatgtgggggggagggtctaagccgtgggagggggagggtctaagccgtgggagggggagggtctaaaacgtgggagggggagggtctaagatgtgggagggggagggtctaagacgggagggggagggtctaagatgtgggagggggagggtctaaaacgtgggaggggggagggtctaagatgtgggagggggagggtctaagacgtgggagggggagggtctaagatctgggaggggagggtctaagacgtgggagggggagggtctaagatgtggggaggggagggtctaagatgtgggagggggagggtctaagacgtgggagggggagggtctaagacgtgggagggggagggtttaagatgtgggagggggagggtctaagacgtgggaggggagggtctaagccgtgggagggggggagggtctaagacgtgggaggggaaggtctaagccgtgggagggggagggtctaagccgtgggaggggagggtctaagacgtgggagggggagggtctaagacgtgggagggggagggtctaagacgtgggaggggagggtctaagatgtgggagggggagggtctaagacgtgggagggggagggtctaagacgtgggagggggagggtctaagccgtgggagggggagggtctaagatctgggaggggggagggtctaagacgtgggaggggagggtctaagccgtgggaggggagggtctaagacgtgggaggggagggtctaagatgtgggaggggagggtctaagacgtgggaggggagggtctaagatgtgggagggggagggtctaagacgtgggagggggagggtctaagccgtgggagggggagggtctaagccgtgggaggggagggtctaagacgtgggagggggagggtctaagacgtgggagggggagggtctaagccgtgggaggggagggtctaagacgtgggagggggagggtctaagacgtgggagggggagggtctaagccgtgggagggggagggtctaagacgtgggagggggagggtctaagccgtgggagggggagggtctaagccgACATGTGGAAAGAAGATACCATGGATTATTTAGTTATTTGATTTAGAGTTTTAAGTATTAAAGTATATGTTATTATATGTATATAGATATTTGATGAAACACTGAATTTGCATTACTGTTATTAGCCAAACGAAACAAATTGAATAACATTCATGGAACAACAGAAAGTCCCCAAAAATATCAAAGTATCTGAAGTATCTGTCTATCTGAGAGATGTTAGAAAGATCGGGAAACATTTATCCCCTAATTTTAACCACTAAACTATCTCCATATATACGTCCATAAATGTTTTAAACTGGTACTGGGGACCTTCAGAGTCGTGTGAGGCTTGTGGACGTCCTAAATGGAGAATCacgtttgtgagagtctcatctttcaatAGAATGGTTATAATAGTTTGTAGGTCAAACCGTTCAGACGCTACATACGATTTTGTGAGAAGATCCGATATTCAgcgtgtctcatggtctgacccctctagctctgccaccttccaaccttccaccacagatgtgaAAGGGaggatgcagtggattgagatgTGGCCCGTGCAACAAGCAGATGTCTCTTTCTAAAACTGACGGATGTCGATGGCGATTTTTTTTGTATTATGTTAATTCAATTTCCACGCAACCattttaggattagggttagggttggggtaggggttggggttagggttggggttggggttagggttggggtaggggtaggggttagggttggggttggggttagggttagggttggggtggggggttagggttggggttagggttagggttggggttggggttagggttggggttagggttagggttggggtaggggttagggttagggttggggttggggttggggttagggttggggttggggttagggttagggttggggtaggGGTTGgggtaggggttggggttagggttggggttgggggttagggttagggttggggttggggttggggtaggggttggggtcagggttggggttggggttagggttggggtaggggttggggttagggttggggttggggttagggttggggttagggtaagCATTAACattatgttgtaaattactacCTCATGTCTgtgccccacacatacaattatctgtaagatccctcagtcaagcagtgaatttcaatcaCATATTCAAACAAGCAAAGACGGTGGTTTTTCAACgcttcgcaaagaagggcacctattggtcaAACATAAacacccaatcactacaaagatactcACATCCTTTCCAACTCATTGGCCAGAAAGGAATTAAACatctcagggatttcacaatgaggccaatggtgattttatggggttgcttgtaatcgttattaaggactggggagtttttcaggataaaaaattacCAGAGtggagctaaacacaggcaaaatcctagagaaaaacctggttcagtttgcgttccaccagacattgggagatgaattcacctttcagcaggacaataacctacaacacaaggccaaatatacactggagttggttACCAAGACGACGGTGAATGTTCCTGATTGGCTGATGTCTTATTTTTGATTGTAACACTTGAAAATGGATGTTTAGCAACGATCAACAATCAATTTGAAAGagatgcaaatattgtacaatccaggtgtacaaaaaaaagctcttagagacttacccagagacgcacagctgtaatcgctgccaaaggtgattctaacttgtattgactcaggagtgtgaatatttatgtaaattagatgtgtgtgtgtgtgtgtgtgtgtgtgtgtgtgtgtgtgtgtgtgtgtgtgtgtgtgtgtgtgtgtgtgtgtgtgtgtgtgtgtgtgtccgtgttgaGCACTACACCAGGATAAACTGTTACCTGAATGTTGATCACCAGCTCCATCCTTCTTGCAGGGCATGATGGGTCTTTTGTTGATCGGTATATGATCATCAATATTCATGGTCTCATTTGTTTTTTCCCCTTTCAATCCATCTCTGTTTTTATAGGTTGCCTCTGACATCTTTACACAGCTGTGCTCAAATGAAGTAACTTCTACTCTTGTAACTTCTACTGTTGTATCTTCTACTGTTGTATCTTCTACTGTTGTATCTTCTACTGTTGTAACTTCTACTGTTGTAACTTCTACTGTTGTAACTTCTACTGTTGTAACTTCTACTGTTGTATCTTCTACTGTTGTATCTTCTACTGTTGTATCTTCTACTGTTGTAACTTCTACTGTTGTAACTTCTACTGTTGTAACTTCTACTGTTGTAACTTCTACTGTTGTAACTTCTACTGTTGTATCTTCTACTGTTGTAACTTCTACTGTTGTAACTTCTACTGTTGTAACTTCTACTGTTGTATCTTCTACTGTTGTAACTTCTACTGTTGTATCTTCTACTGTTGTATCTTCTACTGTTGTATCTTCTACTGTTTTAACTTCTACTGTTGTATCTTCTACTGTTGTAAAGTCTGTGTTATCTCAGTTGTAGGTTTGTGTCTGTTCGCTGCACAGCTGGAGCCTCTGTGTGACTCAGTCTAATGTCAGAGAGTTTTAACAGTCAACCTCATTAAAGGGGAAACTGTCTAACCAATAGTGTGACACTAACCATCACCATGTGACCACAGACTTATTTTCTGAAAACCATGTTTGTTTATCACAGTGAAGATTAGtttgtatatatagtttatattAGTTTAGTTTACTACAGTGTAGATTAGTTTGTATATTCAGTTTATATTAGTATAGTTTACTACAGTGTAGATTAGTTTGTATATTTAATTTATATTAGTATAGTTTACTACAGTGTagataaaatctttgaaatgcatTACGTCTTGCACTCTGTGGTCAGCCATCAATGGCCATGTAGAGTTTTATACACTATGCTGTGTCCTGGTTGACAATGACACCAGAGAGAATAGTTATTCAGAGATGTTTACTCACACCTCTTCTTTTCCGGGGAGGGAGAGGTGTCTAAATGTCTAAGGTCCAaaatatgctctctctctctttccatatctgcctcgctgtgtctctctctgtatctccctctctttctccccacacTCTGAAGGACATAAACAGTTGACATTGACACCAGAGATAATAGTTATTCAGAGATGTTTACTCACACCTCTTCTCTTctggggaggaaggaagggagggtgtAAATGTCTAAGGTCACAaatatgttgtctctctctgtccctctcaattcaattcaattcaagggctttagtggcatgggaaacatgtgttaacattgcctaaGCAAGCTCTCCCCCCACTCTGTCTGTCTTCACACACAGCAAAGCAGTTAAgcctaacgctccctctctccccccactctgcccaccccccccccacaacAGAGAAGTTAAGCCTAAtgcttcacactgctctctctctccccccactctgcCCCCCCCCACAACAGAGAAGTTAAGCCTAAtgcttcacactgctctctctcccccactctgccCCCCACAACAGAGAAGTTGCCTAAcgcttcacactgctctctctctccccactctgccCCCCCACAACAGAGAAGTTAAGCGTAAcgcttcacactgctctctctctcccccactctgccCCCACAACAGAGAGTTAAGCCTAAtgcttcacactgctctctctctcccccactctgccCCCACAACAGAGAAGTTAAGCCTAAcgcttcacactgctctctctctcccccactctgccCCCCCACAACAGAGATGTTAAGCCAAtgcttcacactgctctctccctccacctgccCCCCCCACAACAGAGAAGTTAAACCTAAcgcttcacactgctctctctccccccactctgcCCCCCCCACAACAGAGAAGTTAAGCCCTAAtgcttcacactgctctctctctcccccccactctgCCCCCACAACAGAGAAGTTAAGCCTAATGCTTCACactgcctctctcccccactctgccCCCCCACAACAGAGAAGTTAAGCCTAAtgcttcacactgctctctctcccccactctgccCCCCCCACAACAGAGAAGTTAAGCCTAAtgcttcacactgctctctcccccactctgccCCCCCCACAACAGAGAAGTTAAACCTAAcgcttcacactgctctctctcccccactctgccCCCCCCCACAACAGAGAGGTTAAGCCTAATGcttcacactcctctctctcccccactctgccCCCCCCCACAACAGAGAAGTTAAGCCTAAtgcttcacactgctctctctctcccccactctgccCCCCCACAACAGAGAAGTTAAGCCTAAtgcttcacactgctctctctctcccccactctgccCCCCCCCACAACAGAGAAGTTAAGCCTAAtgcttcacactgctctctctcccccactctgccCCCCACAACAGAGAAGTTAAGCCTTAAGACGCTTCAGATTCTTAGCTGATTAACCCATTTAACCCATATTAAACCACAACATCGATAGCCATGTTGACTTGTTTTTATCTATGCTGTTTTCAGTGAGGAGAGTTAATCAGAGATATGTGTTAGAATGTTttatgatgatgtgcaagtagagatactggggtgctaaagagcaagagggtaagtaataatatggggatgaggtagtcgggtgggctatttacagatgggctgtgtacaggtacagtgatcagtaaactg
Encoded proteins:
- the LOC115115572 gene encoding C-type lectin domain family 12 member B-like isoform X3; the protein is MSEATYKNRDGLKGEKTNETMNIDDHIPINKRPIMPCKKDGAGDQHSVSCQWWKRYSGAAAVCLGLLCVLLLAGIIGLFLYQRNQLTCSNTLTKERDQLQTSGNNLTEERDQLQTSNNTLTKGRDQLQTSDNTLTKERDQLQTRYNTLTKERDQLQTSYNTLTKERDQLQKETELLKQSLVEKVCPRGWKKLGSSCYYVSTETKSWEESRQDCRNRGADLVIINSQEKQVLEQWRA
- the LOC115115572 gene encoding CD209 antigen-like protein C isoform X2; its protein translation is MSEATYKNRDGLKGEKTNETMNIDDHIPINKRPIMPCKKDGAGDQHSVSCQWWKRYSGAAAVCLGLLCVLLLAGIIGLFLYQRNQLTCSNTLTKERDQLQTSGNNLTEERDQLQTSNNTLTKGRDQLQTSDNTLTKERDQLQTRYNTLTKERDQLQTSYNTLTKERDQLQKETELLKQSLVEKVCPRGWKKLGSSCYYVSTETKSWEESRQDCRNRGADLVIINSQEKQTLVNWLCGVKNYVWIGLTDSVTEGTWKWVDDTPLTTKYWNSGEPNGGGAENCVYFYSRSSDTGAWWDYYCYYKYRWICEK
- the LOC115115572 gene encoding CD209 antigen-like protein B isoform X1, translating into MSEATYKNRDGLKGEKTNETMNIDDHIPINKRPIMPCKKDGAGDQHSVSCQWWKRYSGAAAVCLGLLCVLLLAGIIGLFLYQRNQLTCSNTLTKERDQLQTSGNNLTEERDQLQTSNNTLTKGRDQLQTSDNTLTKERDQLQTRYNTLTKERDQLQTSYNTLTKERDQLQKETELLKQSLVEKVCPRGWKKLGSSCYYVSTETKSWEESRQDCRNRGADLVIINSQEKQTLVNWLCGVKNYVWIGLTDSVTEGTWKWVDDTPLTTKYWNSGQPDSMCCFSYRYWNSGQPDSPTGIGTVDSLILCVVSSTGIGTVDSLIICVVSSTGIGTVDNLILCVVSSTGIGTVDSLILCCFFYRYWNSGQSDSMCCFIYRYWNSGQPDSVLFLLQVLEQWTT